A single genomic interval of Nerophis ophidion isolate RoL-2023_Sa linkage group LG11, RoL_Noph_v1.0, whole genome shotgun sequence harbors:
- the nr0b2a gene encoding nuclear receptor subfamily 0 group B member 2a, with protein MDNQCQCSVGSDRLLNPILFNILSQLDNSSSNNFSYHSIPHRCNCELRRTVCLKMPSQICKEASAVLVKTVHFMKNLPAFSQLPPNDQFLLLKSCWAPLFILGLAQERVDFEVMDVPSDSMLKRILLQREGDPELEREQPTMAGVSKLKSCLKKFWSLDLSPKEYAYLKGTTIFNPDIPDLKASLFVEGLQQEAQRALSEVVQLLHPEHQERFARILLTASMLQSITPSLITELLFRPVIGQAHLLELLVEMLFCR; from the exons ATGGATAACCAATGTCAGTGTTCTGTCGGCAGCGATAGACTATTAAATCCTATCCTCTTCAACATTCTCAGCCAACTGGATAACAGCAGTTCAAACAACTTCAGCTATCATTCAATACCTCACAGATGCAACTGCGAGCTGCGGCGAACAGTGTGTTTGAAAATGCCGTCACAGATTTGCAAAGAAGCTTCAGCGGTTCTGGTCAAAACCGTCCATTTCATGAAAAACTTACCAGCTTTTAGCCAGCTTCCGCCCAACGACCAGTTCTTGCTCCTCAAAAGCTGCTGGGCACCTCTTTTCATATTGGGCCTGGCACAGGAGCGCGTGGACTTTGAGGTTATGGACGTTCCGTCTGACAGCATGCTGAAAAGGATTCTTCTGCAACGAGAGGGGGATCCTGAGCTGGAGCGGGAGCAGCCCACCATGGCCGGCGTCAGCAAACTGAAATCCTGCCTCAAAAAGTTTTGGAGCTTGGATTTGAGTCCTAAGGAATATGCATATCTCAAAGGGACCACCATATTTAATCCAG ACATCCCAGACTTGAAGGCGTCGTTGTTCGTGGAGGGACTGCAACAGGAGGCCCAGCGCGCCTTGAGCGAAGTGGTCCAGCTCCTTCACCCTGAGCACCAGGAGCGTTTTGCCCGAATCCTTCTCACGGCCTCCATGCTGCAGAGCATCACGCCCAGCCTCATCACAGAACTGCTGTTCCGGCCTGTGATTGGCCAAGCACACCTACTGGAGCTCCTGGTTGAGATGCTCTTCTGCAGGTAG